A stretch of Kyrpidia spormannii DNA encodes these proteins:
- the pilM gene encoding type IV pilus biogenesis protein PilM produces the protein MRFSLMGPSGVGVSFHEHVVEVVRVDGRGPFPVVGHVLIPFPAQVYENGWVKDIIAFTDLFRSRLTDAGLATGRPTLCLPTSAVVLRTVTLPRTGRKQARNLIQFQLSHELHLPFADPVFDFDYYPPGFPNPDGHESLEEGVPVLLAAAPGELVHRLEQVFRRMKTPLGAVEVKGLASLRVLRNLGKTVNQGTLLVHFGPDAVDVHFYVKGQLLLSRWLDLNPLEYSPAEIEELQGGSGVPGQPDLATFAAAGAPTQAEVAVGTAGAAAETRGTGVQEGSMNPEAEPGARETGSATGSGIEPAPARTGLAAPGTWMAMGRPGANLSAFAADLQYQIDRLFSFLQYTLRQEDLAVTRLWLAGYVPHAEAISAGLSTHLALPVEVLETPRDSSGNPVDLPALGAALRGMVPDED, from the coding sequence ATGCGGTTTTCTTTGATGGGCCCTTCGGGGGTCGGGGTGAGTTTTCACGAACATGTCGTCGAGGTGGTCCGGGTGGACGGGCGAGGGCCGTTTCCGGTGGTGGGTCATGTGCTCATCCCGTTCCCGGCGCAAGTGTACGAGAACGGGTGGGTGAAGGACATTATAGCCTTTACCGATCTGTTTCGCAGCCGGCTGACGGATGCCGGCCTGGCGACGGGCCGACCAACCCTGTGCCTGCCGACATCGGCGGTGGTGCTCCGCACGGTGACGCTGCCCCGGACCGGTCGAAAGCAGGCGCGGAATCTGATCCAGTTCCAACTTTCCCATGAGCTCCACCTGCCTTTCGCAGATCCGGTGTTTGATTTTGACTATTATCCCCCGGGTTTCCCGAACCCCGACGGCCATGAAAGCCTAGAGGAGGGCGTGCCGGTCCTGTTGGCGGCGGCGCCCGGAGAATTGGTGCACCGACTAGAACAGGTTTTCCGGCGGATGAAGACTCCCTTGGGGGCTGTCGAAGTGAAGGGACTGGCCAGTTTGCGGGTCCTGCGCAACCTCGGAAAGACTGTCAACCAGGGGACGCTTCTGGTGCATTTTGGCCCTGACGCCGTGGACGTGCATTTCTATGTGAAAGGGCAGTTGCTGTTGAGCCGCTGGTTGGACCTCAACCCCCTGGAATACAGCCCCGCCGAGATCGAAGAACTCCAGGGCGGATCGGGAGTGCCGGGACAGCCGGATCTGGCGACATTCGCTGCCGCCGGGGCCCCGACCCAAGCCGAAGTGGCCGTGGGCACCGCCGGGGCTGCGGCCGAGACCCGAGGGACAGGGGTGCAGGAAGGCAGCATGAACCCGGAGGCCGAGCCCGGGGCGCGGGAGACGGGATCGGCGACAGGCTCTGGAATCGAACCGGCCCCGGCGCGGACCGGCCTTGCCGCCCCCGGCACGTGGATGGCCATGGGCCGGCCCGGAGCGAACTTGAGCGCCTTCGCCGCCGATCTGCAGTATCAGATTGACCGACTGTTTTCGTTTTTGCAGTACACTTTGCGCCAGGAGGATCTCGCTGTCACCCGGCTGTGGCTGGCGGGGTACGTGCCCCACGCCGAAGCAATTTCGGCGGGCCTGTCCACCCATCTGGCGCTGCCCGTCGAAGTGTTAGAAACACCCCGGGATTCCAGCGGGAATCCCGTCGACCTGCCGGCCCTCGGGGCGGCCTTGAGGGGGATGGTGCCGGATGAAGATTGA
- a CDS encoding PilN domain-containing protein: MKIDLLPKPEPVHPLWTAVLTGTAGLLAIANLWAAGTWISSVVQTRTTEAGYRDLEARLPALQRQAAEQQRRETLTRQIDALQKWAASRPDFQSEVHLLSSLLPGRSELLSVQYTGGANYEVKASLPDLESVATYLRALQNDAQVATVTVKSVARQTAAVGITVPPMPTGGVPSTTPPTGGPTPAVPSSGGSRPTPGSTSFVPSLPTSGDPPQTWLARLASLLPWSPGVAKASEGPLPEPQDSGAAQPGDGANTQGAGSVPGQTIPQLAVYILDFSVTLGR; encoded by the coding sequence ATGAAGATTGATCTCTTACCGAAACCCGAGCCGGTTCACCCGCTTTGGACGGCCGTCCTCACCGGAACCGCCGGCCTGTTGGCCATCGCCAATCTCTGGGCCGCCGGAACGTGGATCAGTTCCGTCGTCCAAACCAGGACTACCGAGGCCGGTTACCGGGATTTGGAGGCGCGCCTTCCCGCCCTGCAGCGCCAAGCGGCCGAACAGCAGCGCAGGGAAACGCTGACCCGGCAGATCGACGCCCTGCAAAAATGGGCCGCGTCCCGACCGGATTTTCAATCCGAGGTACATCTCCTCTCCAGCCTGCTGCCCGGCCGCAGTGAACTGTTGAGCGTGCAGTACACGGGAGGAGCGAACTACGAGGTAAAGGCATCACTGCCTGATCTGGAATCGGTGGCCACCTATCTGCGGGCGCTCCAGAACGACGCTCAAGTGGCTACGGTCACGGTCAAATCGGTCGCTCGCCAGACGGCGGCCGTCGGGATAACGGTGCCGCCGATGCCGACCGGGGGAGTTCCGTCCACCACACCGCCCACGGGAGGGCCAACCCCAGCGGTCCCATCATCAGGCGGATCGCGGCCCACTCCCGGGTCCACAAGCTTTGTTCCGAGCCTTCCGACTTCGGGCGACCCGCCCCAAACTTGGTTGGCGCGGCTGGCCTCCCTTCTGCCCTGGAGCCCCGGGGTGGCCAAGGCTTCGGAGGGCCCTCTCCCTGAACCGCAGGATTCCGGAGCCGCACAACCCGGGGATGGGGCGAACACTCAGGGGGCCGGGTCGGTTCCGGGCCAAACAATACCGCAACTAGCGGTGTACATTCTTGATTTTAGCGTCACCTTGGGACGGTAG
- a CDS encoding EAL domain-containing protein, whose amino-acid sequence MGEIFPGRVDFLRFLTDVHFAYQPIVRMTDHRKIGCELLVRGPLVKALRDPEHLFAHAHTLDILLETDYLIFLQAMAHRPRRDRAFINILAPTVERFALRIYEEFEDLDLDYLVLELTNRLPPSGWTELAEIFEPLRARGLSLALDDVGVRPADMEAAALLQPDFMKIDVSCVERVGAGEAGRHKVERICRMAERIGAQVVAKGVETEEHARILADLGVSLGQGFLFGKPEERRIVYY is encoded by the coding sequence GTGGGGGAGATCTTCCCGGGAAGAGTCGATTTTTTGCGTTTTCTCACCGATGTCCATTTTGCCTACCAACCCATCGTCCGGATGACCGACCATCGGAAGATAGGCTGCGAACTCCTCGTGCGCGGTCCCCTCGTAAAGGCACTGCGGGATCCGGAACACCTCTTTGCTCATGCACATACGCTGGATATTCTGCTGGAAACCGATTACTTGATCTTTCTCCAGGCCATGGCCCACCGTCCCCGCCGGGACCGCGCTTTCATCAACATCCTCGCACCGACGGTGGAGCGATTCGCCCTTCGCATTTATGAAGAGTTCGAGGATCTTGATCTGGACTACCTCGTTCTGGAACTGACCAACCGCCTGCCGCCCTCGGGGTGGACCGAGCTTGCCGAGATTTTTGAACCGCTGCGGGCCCGGGGTCTGTCTTTGGCTTTGGACGATGTGGGAGTAAGGCCGGCTGACATGGAAGCGGCCGCCCTTCTCCAACCGGATTTTATGAAAATTGACGTATCGTGCGTGGAACGTGTTGGGGCGGGTGAAGCCGGGCGCCACAAAGTGGAGCGCATCTGCCGGATGGCCGAGCGGATCGGGGCCCAGGTTGTGGCCAAGGGCGTGGAAACCGAGGAGCACGCCCGGATCCTGGCGGACCTGGGCGTGAGTCTGGGCCAGGGGTTTTTGTTTGGTAAACCGGAGGAACGGCGCATTGTGTATTATTGA
- a CDS encoding SOS response-associated peptidase yields MCGRYTLTVDFQVVFERFGFQTAGDFTYTPRYNIAPSQPVLAIISDGRVRRGGYLRWGLVPPWAKDPSIGNRMINARIETAATKPAFREAIRHRRCLIPADGFYEWKSTAGGKIPMRCTLRSREVFAFAGLWETWKGTEGKILHTCTILTTAAAPSLASIHDRMPVIVPRELEQPWLDPGLKDPEALLRQLRRPPGEDFEAYEVSRLVNSAGVDDPRCIEPAAAKGRNGAPSSAGTPHGEESPPEGTPMPEGGTGT; encoded by the coding sequence ATGTGCGGACGATACACCCTGACCGTCGATTTTCAAGTGGTGTTCGAGCGGTTCGGCTTCCAAACCGCCGGAGATTTTACGTACACCCCCCGGTATAACATCGCCCCGTCCCAGCCGGTGCTGGCGATCATCTCCGACGGACGCGTCCGCCGGGGCGGATATCTCCGCTGGGGGCTCGTGCCCCCTTGGGCGAAAGACCCCTCCATCGGGAACCGGATGATCAACGCCCGGATCGAGACTGCCGCAACCAAGCCCGCTTTTCGCGAAGCCATCCGCCACCGCCGCTGCCTCATCCCCGCCGACGGATTTTATGAATGGAAATCCACGGCCGGCGGCAAAATCCCCATGCGCTGCACCCTTCGCTCCCGGGAAGTGTTTGCGTTTGCCGGCCTATGGGAAACCTGGAAAGGCACAGAGGGCAAAATCTTGCACACCTGTACGATTCTCACCACCGCCGCCGCGCCCTCTCTGGCGTCCATCCACGACCGCATGCCCGTCATCGTCCCCCGGGAGTTGGAACAGCCGTGGCTGGATCCCGGCCTCAAGGATCCCGAAGCCCTCCTCCGGCAGCTTCGCCGGCCGCCCGGCGAGGATTTCGAGGCCTATGAGGTGTCCCGCCTGGTCAACTCGGCCGGCGTAGACGACCCGCGCTGCATCGAACCGGCCGCCGCCAAGGGCCGGAACGGGGCTCCGTCGTCCGCCGGGACGCCACATGGAGAAGAATCGCCACCGGAAGGGACGCCAATGCCGGAAGGAGGGACAGGCACGTGA
- a CDS encoding M42 family metallopeptidase: MKNWQGIESFLQLLALDGPSGHEDVVAEWISERFSAAGLTVQRDALGNLLARRPASSAGDGGPPTVLITAHMDEIGLMVSHIEAGGFLRFVPVGGVDPRTLPSAEVTVHGRRPFPGVIGSKPPHLSTPEERKEAAGIDRLFIDLGLPESEVREWVRPGDPVTIRRHPQRLLDDRIAAKSVDNRASVAAVFECIAQLSSHPLQVDVVFAATVQEEVGVRGAATAAYQIRPDLAVAVDVCHARSPGVSTERTMGMGDGPAIQFGPNIHPALFRSLTAATQAAGLPHQILVAQGATGTDARVMQLCREGIPTAALGIPIRYMHTSVETVQYQDIRRTGQLLAGWLKGLNRDVVEGFSCFFDV, from the coding sequence GTGAAAAACTGGCAAGGAATCGAGTCTTTTCTGCAGCTGCTGGCCCTCGATGGTCCCTCCGGCCACGAAGACGTCGTCGCGGAGTGGATCAGCGAGCGGTTCAGTGCGGCGGGACTCACCGTGCAGCGAGATGCCCTGGGAAATCTCCTCGCCCGGCGGCCCGCCTCATCTGCCGGCGATGGCGGGCCCCCCACCGTCCTCATCACCGCCCACATGGATGAAATCGGCCTCATGGTCTCGCACATCGAAGCTGGGGGCTTCCTCCGCTTCGTCCCCGTCGGGGGCGTGGACCCGCGGACCTTGCCCTCCGCCGAGGTGACGGTTCACGGGCGCCGGCCCTTTCCGGGAGTCATCGGCAGCAAACCACCCCACCTCAGCACCCCCGAGGAGCGCAAAGAAGCGGCGGGCATAGATCGGCTGTTCATCGACCTCGGGCTGCCGGAATCGGAGGTGCGGGAGTGGGTCCGGCCCGGGGACCCGGTGACGATCCGCCGCCACCCCCAGCGGCTTCTGGACGACCGCATCGCCGCAAAATCTGTGGACAATCGAGCCTCGGTGGCGGCCGTCTTCGAATGCATCGCCCAGTTGTCTTCTCATCCGCTCCAAGTTGACGTGGTTTTTGCCGCCACGGTGCAGGAAGAAGTCGGAGTTCGGGGGGCAGCGACGGCGGCTTATCAGATCCGGCCGGATCTGGCTGTGGCGGTGGATGTGTGCCACGCCCGGTCCCCGGGGGTGTCGACGGAGCGCACGATGGGCATGGGGGACGGCCCGGCGATTCAATTTGGCCCCAACATCCACCCGGCCCTGTTCCGGTCCCTCACCGCCGCGACCCAGGCCGCGGGCTTGCCCCATCAAATTCTCGTCGCTCAGGGGGCCACGGGGACCGACGCCCGAGTGATGCAGCTGTGCCGGGAAGGGATACCCACCGCCGCCCTGGGGATCCCGATCCGATACATGCATACCTCGGTGGAGACGGTGCAGTATCAAGACATCCGCCGTACGGGACAACTCTTGGCGGGATGGCTGAAGGGCCTGAACCGCGATGTTGTGGAGGGATTTTCGTGTTTCTTCGACGTTTGA
- a CDS encoding M42 family metallopeptidase, translating to MFLRRLSETPGPSGFEDQVRHVLIEELRPHARRMYTDALGNLFVETGPEQGGPRVMLAAHMDEVALMIVRIDDEGTLRFRAIGGIDERVLVSKAVRVGPAGLPGVIGSKAVHLQKPEERKRPIAIEDLYIDIGAKDADQASGRVHIGDYAVFATEYEQIGQGKAKGKAFDDRVGCAVLAELAKRSFQLPTTFVFTVQEEIGLRGAGPAAYRVNPDLAFVIEGTLCFDVPDARDEDSVTVQGRGPAISLLDRATIPPQSLIRWMAEVADARGIPYQWRRSGAGANDAGAIHLTRRGIPTGAISVPVRYIHSPAQIVDLSDYANTIALTEALLRDLENHPDRLDGLRLANRVYPPVAPGNGPSPGVPPHPGRPGPEPPQTSGEGREGNNTAAEEEGEKEP from the coding sequence GTGTTTCTTCGACGTTTGAGCGAAACGCCGGGACCCTCGGGGTTTGAAGACCAAGTGAGACACGTTCTCATCGAAGAGCTGCGCCCCCACGCCCGGCGGATGTACACCGATGCCCTGGGAAATTTATTCGTGGAAACCGGTCCCGAACAGGGAGGTCCCCGGGTGATGTTGGCCGCCCACATGGACGAAGTCGCCCTGATGATCGTCCGCATCGATGACGAGGGCACCCTTCGATTCCGGGCCATCGGCGGTATCGACGAGCGGGTGCTGGTGTCCAAAGCCGTTCGGGTGGGCCCCGCCGGCCTCCCGGGGGTGATCGGCTCCAAGGCCGTGCATTTGCAAAAACCCGAAGAACGCAAACGACCCATCGCCATTGAGGATCTGTACATCGACATCGGCGCCAAGGACGCCGATCAAGCATCGGGCCGGGTGCACATCGGCGACTACGCGGTATTCGCCACAGAGTACGAACAGATCGGGCAGGGCAAAGCCAAAGGCAAAGCCTTCGATGACCGGGTGGGGTGTGCGGTCCTCGCCGAACTGGCGAAACGGTCTTTTCAGCTTCCGACCACCTTTGTCTTCACCGTCCAGGAGGAAATTGGCCTGCGGGGGGCCGGCCCCGCCGCTTATCGCGTCAATCCCGACCTCGCCTTCGTGATCGAAGGCACCCTTTGTTTTGATGTTCCCGACGCCCGGGACGAGGACAGCGTAACCGTCCAGGGACGAGGGCCGGCCATCAGCCTCCTCGACCGCGCCACCATCCCTCCCCAATCTCTCATCCGGTGGATGGCGGAAGTAGCCGACGCCCGGGGAATCCCGTACCAGTGGCGACGCTCGGGGGCCGGGGCCAATGACGCCGGAGCGATCCACCTGACCCGCCGGGGCATCCCCACCGGAGCCATCTCGGTGCCGGTGCGCTACATCCACAGTCCGGCGCAGATTGTGGACCTGTCGGATTACGCCAACACCATCGCCCTGACCGAGGCCCTGCTTCGGGATCTGGAAAACCACCCGGACCGGCTGGATGGGCTGCGACTCGCAAACCGGGTTTATCCGCCGGTTGCACCGGGCAACGGGCCGTCCCCAGGTGTACCCCCGCACCCGGGCCGCCCGGGCCCAGAACCCCCTCAGACCTCTGGAGAGGGCCGAGAGGGAAACAACACCGCCGCCGAGGAGGAAGGAGAGAAAGAACCATGA
- a CDS encoding EamA family transporter, with protein sequence MIYLLLLFNIVLLVAGQVCFKIGLGQVGGLHLNNVAETFFSPWILLGLLLYVAATVAWFAVLSRLSLSIAYPLQSLSYVLGVLAAAWIFHEAVSPVRWLGVLVILVGVALIAQS encoded by the coding sequence GTGATCTACCTGCTGTTACTCTTCAATATCGTTTTATTGGTGGCCGGGCAGGTGTGTTTTAAAATCGGCCTGGGCCAGGTGGGCGGCCTTCATTTGAACAATGTGGCGGAGACGTTTTTCTCCCCCTGGATCCTCCTCGGTTTACTTCTCTATGTGGCGGCCACGGTGGCCTGGTTCGCCGTCCTCTCCCGGTTGTCCCTGAGCATCGCCTATCCCCTCCAGAGTTTGTCCTATGTCCTCGGGGTCCTGGCGGCGGCGTGGATTTTTCACGAGGCCGTGTCGCCGGTTCGCTGGCTCGGGGTGTTGGTGATTCTCGTGGGCGTGGCTCTGATCGCTCAGTCGTAG
- a CDS encoding DUF2304 domain-containing protein, translated as MDVYQLAILFSVGFILIVLDLVRRRRLKEKYSLLWIFVGLLMLVLSTFRSAIEHMAAFFHVYYAPSLLFLVGLVFCFSLILHVTVVLSRLEDRVVRLAQEAAILREEIEQKAVAERGNKG; from the coding sequence ATGGATGTCTATCAATTGGCCATTTTGTTTTCCGTCGGGTTTATCTTGATTGTGCTGGATTTGGTCCGTCGCCGGCGACTGAAGGAGAAATATTCGCTCCTTTGGATTTTTGTCGGGCTGTTGATGCTCGTGCTCTCGACCTTTCGATCCGCCATCGAACATATGGCGGCGTTTTTCCACGTGTATTACGCGCCTTCACTGTTATTCTTGGTCGGCCTCGTGTTTTGTTTTTCCCTGATCCTTCATGTGACGGTGGTTTTGTCCCGGCTGGAGGACCGGGTGGTGCGCCTGGCCCAGGAGGCGGCCATCCTGAGGGAGGAAATTGAACAGAAAGCCGTTGCCGAACGGGGGAACAAAGGGTGA
- a CDS encoding glycosyltransferase family 2 protein: MPKVLVIIPAYNEEKTVGQVVRRALGALEGVDVLVVDDGSRDATADVARRAGARVLRLPFNLGIGGAMQTGYRYAWRHGYDVAVQVDADGQHNPEDLPQLLRELWRGRADLIVGSRYVEETGYRSSRARRAGMIVLARLVSGILHQAVYDTTSGYRVVNREGIRLFAEQYPADYPEVEALVLAHYHGLCIREVAVKMEERKAGRSSITPLRSAYYMIKVILALMMNVLRRPRLSRENHG, from the coding sequence ATGCCGAAAGTCTTGGTGATTATCCCAGCTTATAACGAGGAAAAAACGGTTGGCCAGGTGGTCCGCCGGGCACTCGGTGCCCTGGAAGGCGTGGATGTGCTGGTGGTGGACGACGGTTCTCGGGATGCCACGGCGGATGTGGCGAGGAGGGCCGGGGCCCGGGTGTTGCGCTTGCCCTTTAACCTGGGGATCGGGGGGGCCATGCAGACGGGGTATCGCTACGCTTGGCGCCACGGCTACGACGTCGCGGTTCAGGTGGACGCCGACGGTCAGCACAACCCGGAAGACTTGCCGCAATTGCTCCGGGAGCTGTGGAGGGGGCGGGCGGATCTGATCGTCGGATCCCGGTATGTGGAGGAAACGGGGTATCGTTCCTCCCGGGCCCGGCGGGCGGGGATGATCGTGCTGGCCCGTCTGGTGAGCGGCATTCTCCATCAGGCGGTTTATGACACCACCAGCGGGTATCGGGTGGTGAACCGGGAGGGGATTCGCCTCTTTGCCGAGCAGTATCCCGCCGATTATCCGGAAGTGGAGGCCTTGGTACTGGCCCATTATCACGGGCTTTGTATCCGGGAAGTGGCGGTGAAGATGGAGGAGCGGAAAGCGGGGCGGTCTTCCATCACGCCGCTCCGGTCGGCCTATTATATGATCAAAGTGATTCTCGCCCTCATGATGAACGTTCTCCGCCGGCCCCGCCTGTCCCGGGAAAATCACGGTTGA
- a CDS encoding ArnT family glycosyltransferase: MPEGTRFRNTALESLVLGLILLAALVVRAYYIHTVPQPPLFTDAKNYDETALRLLHTGVFSYWGNGPDAYVTPGYPLFLALVYTIADWIGGNRLMDARYAQALLSVVTLLWMYLTVRRLQGRVAALLAVVLGAVYVSMIWAPAAILTETLFNFFFVLYLYVFLIAMQKDDWRWSGLGGAVLGLTALVRPTPAPLVVLLPLLYHGLVERRRHMWRHLGVALVAFAMVMAPWWLRNLHTFGHLILFATESGDPMFAGTDPYFRLGDKLYQTVPPGADLTQMAKQRIVEGFTHEPVLYLQWFTTGKWWYLFRRPWGWNESEALITGHFWEGMDSLHLPIVYAGWASVLLTPWWRNLRVLSFVLLILTGIQLLFLPLARYAFPMMPILIMMASVAVIRLLGLVFRLRRRGEKGDVQDAESLGDYPSL; the protein is encoded by the coding sequence ATGCCTGAGGGTACGCGATTCCGAAATACGGCTCTGGAGAGCCTCGTTCTCGGATTGATCTTATTGGCTGCCCTGGTGGTCCGGGCGTACTACATTCATACGGTGCCACAACCGCCCCTGTTTACCGATGCGAAGAATTATGACGAGACGGCGCTCCGCCTGCTTCATACCGGGGTCTTCAGTTACTGGGGGAATGGCCCCGATGCCTACGTCACCCCCGGATATCCGTTGTTTTTGGCCTTGGTGTACACGATCGCCGATTGGATCGGCGGGAATCGGCTCATGGATGCCCGGTATGCCCAGGCCCTGTTGTCGGTGGTCACGCTCCTTTGGATGTACCTGACTGTGCGCCGGCTCCAGGGGAGGGTGGCCGCTTTGCTCGCCGTCGTGCTCGGCGCGGTATATGTCAGCATGATTTGGGCGCCGGCGGCCATTCTCACCGAGACATTGTTCAACTTCTTTTTCGTTCTCTACCTGTACGTATTTTTGATCGCCATGCAGAAAGACGATTGGCGGTGGAGCGGCCTTGGCGGCGCCGTCCTCGGGTTGACGGCGCTGGTGCGGCCGACGCCGGCTCCCCTTGTGGTTCTGCTGCCGCTTTTGTATCATGGGCTGGTGGAGCGGAGGAGGCACATGTGGCGCCATCTCGGCGTTGCACTGGTGGCCTTTGCCATGGTGATGGCGCCGTGGTGGCTGAGAAATTTGCATACGTTTGGCCATCTGATCCTGTTCGCCACCGAGAGCGGCGATCCGATGTTCGCCGGCACCGATCCGTATTTTCGATTGGGGGACAAGCTGTACCAGACCGTCCCTCCCGGGGCGGATTTGACCCAGATGGCCAAGCAGCGCATCGTGGAGGGATTCACCCACGAACCCGTCTTGTACCTCCAATGGTTTACAACAGGAAAATGGTGGTATCTCTTTCGTCGACCCTGGGGATGGAATGAAAGTGAGGCGCTGATTACCGGGCATTTTTGGGAAGGCATGGATTCGCTGCACCTGCCCATCGTTTACGCCGGGTGGGCTTCGGTACTGCTCACGCCCTGGTGGCGGAACTTGCGGGTTCTTTCGTTCGTCCTGCTTATTCTCACCGGGATCCAACTGCTTTTTTTGCCCTTGGCCCGTTACGCGTTTCCCATGATGCCCATTCTAATCATGATGGCCTCGGTGGCGGTGATTCGCCTGCTCGGGCTCGTTTTTCGCCTTCGACGGCGGGGGGAAAAGGGTGACGTGCAAGATGCCGAAAGTCTTGGTGATTATCCCAGCTTATAA
- a CDS encoding ABC transporter permease, with product MIGVILRKELLDLFRDRKTWMAAVILPIVLWPALILLMVNLQVQSENQARQNVPIAIQGHQSRVEEALWADGHIQIVQPADPLGALRAGDVRAIVRIDDQFDNKIAHRQTATVTVVYNASNSNSQAAYDLVNQRLQALRKHLEAERLWSLGLTEQAVTPLAITGEDASTQGQKAGSLLGFIIPLMLILSTATGAMPAATDFMAGEKERGTLEALLTTPASARSILLGKMAATAVMGAFSGVISVVVMMVTFSRLPAAAGAAAGTAGEFARSILTVLTPGLAVVMLMMILLVALLFAALMLTVSSYAKSFKESQTYMTPFVLVAAVAGYMVMFAAPDALPGWYFVVPFVNVAALMKELLYGIMNAGHAALVIGSLAVYTAGAVALSAAAFGRESLVVRG from the coding sequence ATGATCGGCGTGATCCTGCGAAAAGAGCTGCTCGATCTGTTCCGGGACCGCAAGACATGGATGGCCGCGGTGATTCTCCCCATCGTCCTGTGGCCGGCGCTGATCCTTTTGATGGTGAATCTTCAGGTCCAATCGGAGAATCAGGCCCGGCAGAACGTCCCCATCGCGATCCAGGGGCATCAGAGCCGGGTGGAGGAGGCCCTGTGGGCGGATGGCCACATCCAGATTGTGCAGCCTGCAGATCCTCTCGGGGCGTTGCGGGCCGGGGATGTGCGGGCGATTGTGCGGATCGACGATCAGTTTGACAACAAAATCGCCCACCGGCAAACGGCGACGGTGACGGTGGTGTATAACGCTTCGAACTCGAATTCCCAGGCGGCCTACGATCTGGTCAACCAGCGGCTTCAGGCTCTCAGGAAGCACCTGGAAGCGGAGCGGTTGTGGAGTTTGGGGTTGACCGAGCAGGCGGTGACACCCTTGGCGATCACCGGTGAGGACGCTTCGACTCAGGGACAGAAGGCCGGAAGTTTGCTGGGGTTTATCATCCCCCTCATGCTCATTCTGTCGACGGCCACCGGGGCGATGCCGGCGGCCACCGATTTTATGGCGGGGGAAAAAGAGCGGGGAACGTTGGAGGCGCTTCTCACCACGCCGGCGTCCGCCCGGTCGATTCTGCTGGGGAAAATGGCGGCCACGGCGGTGATGGGGGCATTTTCCGGGGTGATTTCGGTGGTCGTGATGATGGTGACGTTCTCCCGGCTTCCCGCCGCTGCGGGAGCGGCTGCGGGAACGGCGGGGGAGTTTGCCCGGTCGATTCTCACCGTGCTGACCCCGGGATTGGCGGTGGTGATGCTGATGATGATTCTGCTGGTGGCCCTGCTTTTTGCCGCGCTGATGTTGACGGTGAGTTCGTATGCCAAATCTTTTAAAGAGTCCCAGACTTATATGACGCCCTTTGTGCTCGTGGCGGCGGTGGCGGGGTATATGGTGATGTTTGCCGCGCCGGATGCATTGCCTGGCTGGTATTTTGTTGTGCCCTTCGTGAATGTGGCGGCTCTCATGAAGGAGTTGCTGTACGGGATTATGAACGCCGGGCACGCCGCTCTGGTGATCGGGAGCCTGGCGGTGTACACCGCCGGGGCGGTGGCCTTGTCGGCAGCGGCCTTCGGCCGGGAATCGTTGGTGGTGCGGGGGTGA
- a CDS encoding ABC transporter ATP-binding protein — MIELRSVTKRFKQVTALHDVSFDVQRGEVVGLIGENGAGKTTTLRLIATVLRPTAGSIRVAGLDTVRHPREVRRKVGLLFGGETGLYDRLTARENIAYFGRLFGLDDGEIHRRTEALAERFAMTEYLDRRVGGFSKGMRQKTVIARSLIHQPEVVLLDEPTSGLDITSAAAIRQLIRDFQKEGRTVIFSSHISGEVERLCDRVLILRRGGLEFAGSIAELYRRTGTEDLDAAFVRAAEGGLGR, encoded by the coding sequence ATGATCGAGCTTCGGAGTGTGACGAAACGGTTCAAGCAAGTGACTGCTCTTCACGACGTGTCTTTTGATGTTCAGCGGGGTGAAGTGGTGGGGTTGATCGGGGAGAACGGCGCCGGCAAAACCACGACCCTTCGGCTGATCGCCACGGTGTTGCGCCCGACGGCCGGTTCGATCCGAGTGGCCGGGCTGGACACGGTCCGGCATCCCCGGGAGGTCAGGCGCAAAGTCGGGCTTCTCTTCGGCGGAGAAACGGGACTGTACGACCGGCTTACGGCCCGGGAGAACATCGCGTACTTCGGCCGGTTGTTTGGTCTTGATGACGGGGAGATTCACCGGCGCACCGAGGCTTTGGCCGAGCGGTTTGCGATGACGGAATATCTCGACCGGCGGGTGGGGGGATTCTCGAAGGGAATGCGGCAGAAAACGGTGATCGCCCGTTCGTTGATCCACCAGCCCGAGGTGGTGCTGCTGGACGAGCCCACTTCGGGGCTAGACATCACCTCCGCTGCTGCGATTCGGCAGCTGATCCGGGATTTTCAGAAAGAGGGCCGGACCGTGATTTTCTCCAGCCACATTTCGGGCGAAGTGGAGCGGCTGTGCGACCGCGTGTTGATTTTGCGCCGGGGTGGGCTGGAATTCGCTGGATCTATCGCCGAATTGTACCGTCGCACGGGGACGGAAGATCTGGATGCGGCTTTCGTCCGGGCGGCTGAAGGGGGGCTTGGTCGATGA